In a genomic window of Physeter macrocephalus isolate SW-GA chromosome 14, ASM283717v5, whole genome shotgun sequence:
- the STAT3 gene encoding signal transducer and activator of transcription 3 isoform X2: MAQWNQLQQLDTRYLEQLHQLYSDSFPMELRQFLAPWIESQDWAYAASKESHATLVFHNLLGEIDQQYSRFLQESNVLYQHNLRRIKQFLQSRYLEKPMEIARIVARCLWEESRLLQTAATAAQQGGQANHPTAAVVTEKQQMLEQHLQDVRKRVQDLEQKMKVVENLQDDFDFNYKTLKSQGDMQDLNGNNQSVTRQKMQQLEQMLTALDQMRRSIVSELAGLLSAMEYVQKTLTDEELADWKRRQQIACIGGPPNICLDRLENWITSLAESQLQTRQQIKKLEELQQKVSYKGDPIVQHRPMLEERIVELFRNLMKSAFVVERQPCMPMHPDRPLVIKTGVQFTTKVRLLVKFPELNYQLKIKVCIDKDSGDVAALRGSRKFNILGTNTKVMNMEESNNGSLSAEFKHLTLREQRCGNGGRANCDASLIVTEELHLITFETEVYHQGLKIDLETHSLPVVVISNICQMPNAWASILWYNMLTNNPKNVNFFTKPPIGTWDQVAEVLSWQFSSTTKRGLSIEQLTTLAEKLLGPGVNYSGCQITWAKFCKENMAGKGFSFWVWLDNIIDLVKKYILALWNEGYIMGFISKERERAILSTKPPGTFLLRFSESSKEGGVTFTWVEKDISGKTQIQSVEPYTKQQLNNMSFAEIIMGYKIMDATNILVSPLVYLYPDIPKEEAFGKYCRPESQEHPEADPGAAPYLKTKFICVTPTTCSNTIDLPMSPRTLDSLMQFGNNGEGAEPSAGGQFESLTFDMELTSECATSPM, translated from the exons ATGGCCCAATGGAATCAGTTACAGCAGCTGGACACACGGTACTTGGAGCAGCTTCATCAGCTGTACAGTGACAGCTTCCCGATGGAGCTACGGCAGTTTCTGGCCCCTTGGATCGAGAGTCAAGATTG GGCATATGCGGCTAGCAAAGAATCACATGCAACTTTGGTGTTTCATAATCTCTTGGGTGAAATTGACCAGCAGTATAGCCGCTTCCTGCAAGAGTCCAATGTTCTCTATCAGCACAACCTGCGAAGAATCAAGCAGTTCCTTCAG AGCAGATACCTTGAGAAGCCAATGGAGATTGCCCGAATTGTGGCCCGGTGCCTGTGGGAAGAGTCCCGCCTCCTCCAAACTGCAGCCACTGCAGCCCAG CAAGGGGGCCAGGCCAACCATCCCACAGCCGCCGTGGTGACGGAGAAGCAGCAAATGCTGGAGCAACACCTACAGGATGTCCGGAAGCGTGTCCAG GATCTAGAACAGAAAATGAAAGTGGTAGAGAATCTCCAGGATGACTTTGATTTCAACTACAAAACCCTCAAGAGTCAAGGAG aTATGCAGGATCTGAATGGAAACAACCAGTCAGTGACCAGGCAGAAGATGCAGCAGCTCGAACAGATGCTTACTGCGCTGGACCAGATGCGGCGA AGCATCGTGAGTGAGTTGGCAGGGCTTTTGTCAGCTATGGAGTACGTGCAGAAAACGCTCACGGATGAAGAGCTGGCGGACTGGAAGAGGCGGCAGCAGATTGCTTGCATTGGAGGCCCTCCCAACATCTGCCTAGATCGGCTAGAAAACTG GATAACCTCATTGGCAGAATCTCAACTTCAGACCCGCCAACAAATTAAGAAACTGGAGGAGTTGCAGCAGAAAGTTAGCTACAAAGGGGATCCCATTGTACAGCACCGGCCAATGCTGGAGGAGAGAATCGTAGAGCTGTTTAGAAACTTAATGAAAAG cGCCTTCGTGGTAGAGCGGCAGCCCTGCATGCCTATGCATCCTGACCGGCCATTAGTCATCAAGACCGGTGTCCAGTTTACAACTAAAGTCAG attGCTGGTCAAATTCCCTGAGCTAAATTATCAGCTTAAAATTAAAGTGTGCATTGACAA AGACTCCGGGGATGTTGCAGCTCTCAGAGG ATCCCGGAAATTTAACATCCTGGGCACAAACACGAAAGTGATGAACATGGAAGAGTCCAACAACGGCAGCCTCTCCGCAGAGTTCAAACACTTG ACCCTGAGAGAGCAGAGATGTGGTAACGGGGGCCGAGCCAACTGCGAC GCCTCCCTGATCGTGACTGAGGAGCTGCACCTGATCACCTTTGAGACTGAGGTGTATCACCAAGGCCTCAAGATTGACCTGGAG ACCCACTCCTTGCCAGTTGTGGTGATCTCCAACATCTGTCAGATGCCCAACGCCTGGGCGTCCATCCTGTGGTATAACATGCTGACCAACAACCCCAAG AACGTGAACTTTTTCACCAAGCCCCCAATTGGAACGTGGGATCAAGTGGCCGAGGTGCTGAGCTGGCAGTTCTCCTCCACCACCAAGCGTGGGCTGAGCATCGAGCAGTTGACAACGCTGGCGGAGAAACTCTTAG gaccTGGTGTGAACTATTCAGGGTGTCAGATCACGTGGGCTAAATTTTGCAAA GAAAACATGGCCGGCAAGGGCTTCTCCTTCTGGGTCTGGCTGGACAATATCATTGACCTTGTGAAAAAGTACATCCTGGCCCTTTGGAATGAAGG GTACATAATGGGCTTTATCAGTAAGGAGAGGGAGCGGGCCATCTTGAGCACCAAGCCCCCAGGCACCTTCCTGCTGAGATTCAGTGAAAGTAGCAAAGAAGGAGGAGTCACCTTCACTTGGGTGGAGAAGGACATCAGCG GTAAGACCCAGATCCAGTCGGTGGAACCATACACCAAGCAGCAGCTGAACAACATGTCGTTTGCTGAAATCATCATGGGCTATAAGATCATGGATGCCACCAATATCCTCGTGTCTCCGCTGGTCTATCTCTACCCTGACATTCCAAAGGAGGAGGCGTTCGGAAAGTACTGTCGGCCAGAGAGCCAGGAGCATCCCGAAGCTGACCCAG GTGCCGCCCCATACCTGAAGACTAAGTTCATCTGTGTGACACC AACGACCTGCAGCAATACCATTGACCTGCCGATGTCCCCCCGCACTTTAGATTCATTGATGCAGTTTGGAAATAATGGTGAAGGTGCTGAACCCTCAGCAGGAGGGCAGTTCG AATCCCTCACGTTCGACATGGAGCTGACCTCGGAGTGCGCTACCTCCCCCATGTGA
- the STAT3 gene encoding signal transducer and activator of transcription 3 isoform X3, whose amino-acid sequence MRLAKNHMQLWCFIISWVKLTSSIAASCKSPMFSISTLWEESRLLQTAATAAQQGGQANHPTAAVVTEKQQMLEQHLQDVRKRVQDLEQKMKVVENLQDDFDFNYKTLKSQGDMQDLNGNNQSVTRQKMQQLEQMLTALDQMRRSIVSELAGLLSAMEYVQKTLTDEELADWKRRQQIACIGGPPNICLDRLENWITSLAESQLQTRQQIKKLEELQQKVSYKGDPIVQHRPMLEERIVELFRNLMKSAFVVERQPCMPMHPDRPLVIKTGVQFTTKVRLLVKFPELNYQLKIKVCIDKDSGDVAALRGSRKFNILGTNTKVMNMEESNNGSLSAEFKHLTLREQRCGNGGRANCDASLIVTEELHLITFETEVYHQGLKIDLETHSLPVVVISNICQMPNAWASILWYNMLTNNPKNVNFFTKPPIGTWDQVAEVLSWQFSSTTKRGLSIEQLTTLAEKLLGPGVNYSGCQITWAKFCKENMAGKGFSFWVWLDNIIDLVKKYILALWNEGYIMGFISKERERAILSTKPPGTFLLRFSESSKEGGVTFTWVEKDISGKTQIQSVEPYTKQQLNNMSFAEIIMGYKIMDATNILVSPLVYLYPDIPKEEAFGKYCRPESQEHPEADPGSAAPYLKTKFICVTPTTCSNTIDLPMSPRTLDSLMQFGNNGEGAEPSAGGQFESLTFDMELTSECATSPM is encoded by the exons ATGCGGCTAGCAAAGAATCACATGCAACTTTGGTGTTTCATAATCTCTTGGGTGAAATTGACCAGCAGTATAGCCGCTTCCTGCAAGAGTCCAATGTTCTCTATCAGCAC CCTGTGGGAAGAGTCCCGCCTCCTCCAAACTGCAGCCACTGCAGCCCAG CAAGGGGGCCAGGCCAACCATCCCACAGCCGCCGTGGTGACGGAGAAGCAGCAAATGCTGGAGCAACACCTACAGGATGTCCGGAAGCGTGTCCAG GATCTAGAACAGAAAATGAAAGTGGTAGAGAATCTCCAGGATGACTTTGATTTCAACTACAAAACCCTCAAGAGTCAAGGAG aTATGCAGGATCTGAATGGAAACAACCAGTCAGTGACCAGGCAGAAGATGCAGCAGCTCGAACAGATGCTTACTGCGCTGGACCAGATGCGGCGA AGCATCGTGAGTGAGTTGGCAGGGCTTTTGTCAGCTATGGAGTACGTGCAGAAAACGCTCACGGATGAAGAGCTGGCGGACTGGAAGAGGCGGCAGCAGATTGCTTGCATTGGAGGCCCTCCCAACATCTGCCTAGATCGGCTAGAAAACTG GATAACCTCATTGGCAGAATCTCAACTTCAGACCCGCCAACAAATTAAGAAACTGGAGGAGTTGCAGCAGAAAGTTAGCTACAAAGGGGATCCCATTGTACAGCACCGGCCAATGCTGGAGGAGAGAATCGTAGAGCTGTTTAGAAACTTAATGAAAAG cGCCTTCGTGGTAGAGCGGCAGCCCTGCATGCCTATGCATCCTGACCGGCCATTAGTCATCAAGACCGGTGTCCAGTTTACAACTAAAGTCAG attGCTGGTCAAATTCCCTGAGCTAAATTATCAGCTTAAAATTAAAGTGTGCATTGACAA AGACTCCGGGGATGTTGCAGCTCTCAGAGG ATCCCGGAAATTTAACATCCTGGGCACAAACACGAAAGTGATGAACATGGAAGAGTCCAACAACGGCAGCCTCTCCGCAGAGTTCAAACACTTG ACCCTGAGAGAGCAGAGATGTGGTAACGGGGGCCGAGCCAACTGCGAC GCCTCCCTGATCGTGACTGAGGAGCTGCACCTGATCACCTTTGAGACTGAGGTGTATCACCAAGGCCTCAAGATTGACCTGGAG ACCCACTCCTTGCCAGTTGTGGTGATCTCCAACATCTGTCAGATGCCCAACGCCTGGGCGTCCATCCTGTGGTATAACATGCTGACCAACAACCCCAAG AACGTGAACTTTTTCACCAAGCCCCCAATTGGAACGTGGGATCAAGTGGCCGAGGTGCTGAGCTGGCAGTTCTCCTCCACCACCAAGCGTGGGCTGAGCATCGAGCAGTTGACAACGCTGGCGGAGAAACTCTTAG gaccTGGTGTGAACTATTCAGGGTGTCAGATCACGTGGGCTAAATTTTGCAAA GAAAACATGGCCGGCAAGGGCTTCTCCTTCTGGGTCTGGCTGGACAATATCATTGACCTTGTGAAAAAGTACATCCTGGCCCTTTGGAATGAAGG GTACATAATGGGCTTTATCAGTAAGGAGAGGGAGCGGGCCATCTTGAGCACCAAGCCCCCAGGCACCTTCCTGCTGAGATTCAGTGAAAGTAGCAAAGAAGGAGGAGTCACCTTCACTTGGGTGGAGAAGGACATCAGCG GTAAGACCCAGATCCAGTCGGTGGAACCATACACCAAGCAGCAGCTGAACAACATGTCGTTTGCTGAAATCATCATGGGCTATAAGATCATGGATGCCACCAATATCCTCGTGTCTCCGCTGGTCTATCTCTACCCTGACATTCCAAAGGAGGAGGCGTTCGGAAAGTACTGTCGGCCAGAGAGCCAGGAGCATCCCGAAGCTGACCCAGGTA GTGCCGCCCCATACCTGAAGACTAAGTTCATCTGTGTGACACC AACGACCTGCAGCAATACCATTGACCTGCCGATGTCCCCCCGCACTTTAGATTCATTGATGCAGTTTGGAAATAATGGTGAAGGTGCTGAACCCTCAGCAGGAGGGCAGTTCG AATCCCTCACGTTCGACATGGAGCTGACCTCGGAGTGCGCTACCTCCCCCATGTGA
- the STAT3 gene encoding signal transducer and activator of transcription 3 isoform X1: protein MAQWNQLQQLDTRYLEQLHQLYSDSFPMELRQFLAPWIESQDWAYAASKESHATLVFHNLLGEIDQQYSRFLQESNVLYQHNLRRIKQFLQSRYLEKPMEIARIVARCLWEESRLLQTAATAAQQGGQANHPTAAVVTEKQQMLEQHLQDVRKRVQDLEQKMKVVENLQDDFDFNYKTLKSQGDMQDLNGNNQSVTRQKMQQLEQMLTALDQMRRSIVSELAGLLSAMEYVQKTLTDEELADWKRRQQIACIGGPPNICLDRLENWITSLAESQLQTRQQIKKLEELQQKVSYKGDPIVQHRPMLEERIVELFRNLMKSAFVVERQPCMPMHPDRPLVIKTGVQFTTKVRLLVKFPELNYQLKIKVCIDKDSGDVAALRGSRKFNILGTNTKVMNMEESNNGSLSAEFKHLTLREQRCGNGGRANCDASLIVTEELHLITFETEVYHQGLKIDLETHSLPVVVISNICQMPNAWASILWYNMLTNNPKNVNFFTKPPIGTWDQVAEVLSWQFSSTTKRGLSIEQLTTLAEKLLGPGVNYSGCQITWAKFCKENMAGKGFSFWVWLDNIIDLVKKYILALWNEGYIMGFISKERERAILSTKPPGTFLLRFSESSKEGGVTFTWVEKDISGKTQIQSVEPYTKQQLNNMSFAEIIMGYKIMDATNILVSPLVYLYPDIPKEEAFGKYCRPESQEHPEADPGSAAPYLKTKFICVTPTTCSNTIDLPMSPRTLDSLMQFGNNGEGAEPSAGGQFESLTFDMELTSECATSPM from the exons ATGGCCCAATGGAATCAGTTACAGCAGCTGGACACACGGTACTTGGAGCAGCTTCATCAGCTGTACAGTGACAGCTTCCCGATGGAGCTACGGCAGTTTCTGGCCCCTTGGATCGAGAGTCAAGATTG GGCATATGCGGCTAGCAAAGAATCACATGCAACTTTGGTGTTTCATAATCTCTTGGGTGAAATTGACCAGCAGTATAGCCGCTTCCTGCAAGAGTCCAATGTTCTCTATCAGCACAACCTGCGAAGAATCAAGCAGTTCCTTCAG AGCAGATACCTTGAGAAGCCAATGGAGATTGCCCGAATTGTGGCCCGGTGCCTGTGGGAAGAGTCCCGCCTCCTCCAAACTGCAGCCACTGCAGCCCAG CAAGGGGGCCAGGCCAACCATCCCACAGCCGCCGTGGTGACGGAGAAGCAGCAAATGCTGGAGCAACACCTACAGGATGTCCGGAAGCGTGTCCAG GATCTAGAACAGAAAATGAAAGTGGTAGAGAATCTCCAGGATGACTTTGATTTCAACTACAAAACCCTCAAGAGTCAAGGAG aTATGCAGGATCTGAATGGAAACAACCAGTCAGTGACCAGGCAGAAGATGCAGCAGCTCGAACAGATGCTTACTGCGCTGGACCAGATGCGGCGA AGCATCGTGAGTGAGTTGGCAGGGCTTTTGTCAGCTATGGAGTACGTGCAGAAAACGCTCACGGATGAAGAGCTGGCGGACTGGAAGAGGCGGCAGCAGATTGCTTGCATTGGAGGCCCTCCCAACATCTGCCTAGATCGGCTAGAAAACTG GATAACCTCATTGGCAGAATCTCAACTTCAGACCCGCCAACAAATTAAGAAACTGGAGGAGTTGCAGCAGAAAGTTAGCTACAAAGGGGATCCCATTGTACAGCACCGGCCAATGCTGGAGGAGAGAATCGTAGAGCTGTTTAGAAACTTAATGAAAAG cGCCTTCGTGGTAGAGCGGCAGCCCTGCATGCCTATGCATCCTGACCGGCCATTAGTCATCAAGACCGGTGTCCAGTTTACAACTAAAGTCAG attGCTGGTCAAATTCCCTGAGCTAAATTATCAGCTTAAAATTAAAGTGTGCATTGACAA AGACTCCGGGGATGTTGCAGCTCTCAGAGG ATCCCGGAAATTTAACATCCTGGGCACAAACACGAAAGTGATGAACATGGAAGAGTCCAACAACGGCAGCCTCTCCGCAGAGTTCAAACACTTG ACCCTGAGAGAGCAGAGATGTGGTAACGGGGGCCGAGCCAACTGCGAC GCCTCCCTGATCGTGACTGAGGAGCTGCACCTGATCACCTTTGAGACTGAGGTGTATCACCAAGGCCTCAAGATTGACCTGGAG ACCCACTCCTTGCCAGTTGTGGTGATCTCCAACATCTGTCAGATGCCCAACGCCTGGGCGTCCATCCTGTGGTATAACATGCTGACCAACAACCCCAAG AACGTGAACTTTTTCACCAAGCCCCCAATTGGAACGTGGGATCAAGTGGCCGAGGTGCTGAGCTGGCAGTTCTCCTCCACCACCAAGCGTGGGCTGAGCATCGAGCAGTTGACAACGCTGGCGGAGAAACTCTTAG gaccTGGTGTGAACTATTCAGGGTGTCAGATCACGTGGGCTAAATTTTGCAAA GAAAACATGGCCGGCAAGGGCTTCTCCTTCTGGGTCTGGCTGGACAATATCATTGACCTTGTGAAAAAGTACATCCTGGCCCTTTGGAATGAAGG GTACATAATGGGCTTTATCAGTAAGGAGAGGGAGCGGGCCATCTTGAGCACCAAGCCCCCAGGCACCTTCCTGCTGAGATTCAGTGAAAGTAGCAAAGAAGGAGGAGTCACCTTCACTTGGGTGGAGAAGGACATCAGCG GTAAGACCCAGATCCAGTCGGTGGAACCATACACCAAGCAGCAGCTGAACAACATGTCGTTTGCTGAAATCATCATGGGCTATAAGATCATGGATGCCACCAATATCCTCGTGTCTCCGCTGGTCTATCTCTACCCTGACATTCCAAAGGAGGAGGCGTTCGGAAAGTACTGTCGGCCAGAGAGCCAGGAGCATCCCGAAGCTGACCCAGGTA GTGCCGCCCCATACCTGAAGACTAAGTTCATCTGTGTGACACC AACGACCTGCAGCAATACCATTGACCTGCCGATGTCCCCCCGCACTTTAGATTCATTGATGCAGTTTGGAAATAATGGTGAAGGTGCTGAACCCTCAGCAGGAGGGCAGTTCG AATCCCTCACGTTCGACATGGAGCTGACCTCGGAGTGCGCTACCTCCCCCATGTGA